One Cryptococcus decagattii chromosome 9, complete sequence DNA window includes the following coding sequences:
- a CDS encoding nucleolar GTP-binding protein 2: MGKGKNHDRKANPGFGKVKSKSGTSTGEFTLKRVKGENFYRDAKSAARVKMLNGGKAVRDRDGKIVEAAAFQKGEKEAEPGRVKPDRRWFGNTRVISQSALDHFRTALKEQKADPYSVLLKRNKLPMGLLQDDTKDSGGRPHIVETEPFGDTFGPKAQRKRPRLDIGSIEELGESSAAATESQANGTADLDIYHPTTSTAREPIYAKGTSRRIWGELYKVLDSSDVVIHVLDARDPLGTRCKPVVEYLRKEKAHKHLVYVLNKVDLVPTWVTARWVKHLSLSAPTIAFHASINNSFGKGSLIQLLRQFSVLHSDKKQISVGFIGYPNTGKSSIINTLKKKKVCTVAPIPGETKVWQYITLMRRIYLIDCPGIVPVSAKDSDTDTVLKGVVRVENLATPAEHIPALLERVRPEYLERTYNLEHVDGGWHGEQGATVILTAIAKKSGKLLKGGEPDQEAAAKMVLNDWIRGKIPFFVAPPEKSELASQPGTSALSVAAEADKNSAAEVEERETMEMLEEQERSLGKVLGIKRVKGVEQPIGKIVTMTKFMGDDAKRYVEEQVVGEDKEMAEEMAEEMVEEMAEEMAEDDEDDEDEDDELAWEDVFPEEADAVVGGKEVEENDKEETDDEEAVPSAKQLGKRKAIDSDEEEQTATRSKRMTTNKQKATNFYTHANVKNRNRDRKVPKNPGKRSRGDDETTGKKAKKRR, translated from the exons ATgggcaagggaaaaaaCCATGACCGCAAGGCAAATCCTGGCTTTGGCAAGGTCAAGTCAAAGTCTGGCACATCCACCGGCGAATTTACTCTTAAGCGTGTAAAAG GTGAAAACTTTTACCGCGATGCAAAGTCTGCTGCGCGGGTCAAGATGCTCAACGGCGGTAAAGCCGTCAGGGACCGCGACGGTAAGATTGTCGAGGCCGCTGCCTTTCAAAAGGGCGAGAAGGAGGCAGAGCCTGGAAGAGTCAAGCCTGATAGGCgatggtttggcaacaCAAGAGTCATCTCGCAGTCTGCGCTTGACCACTTTAGGACGGCTTTAAAGGAGCAAAAAGCGGATCCTTACTCTGTCTTGCTCAAGAGAAACAAGCTGCCAATGGGTTTGCTGCAAGACGATACCAAGGACAGTGGTGGC CGGCCTCACATTGTCGAAACCGAGCCGTTTGGCGATACGTTTGGTCCCAAAGCTCAGCGAAAACGACCTAGGCTTGATATCGGTAGCATTGAAGAACTCGGCGAGTCTTCTGCCGCCGCCACTGAATCCC AGGCAAACGGGACCGCCGATTTGGACATCTACCACCCCACGACATCGACTGCGCGTGAGCCCATCTACGCCAAGGGTACATCCCGACGTATCTGGGGTGAACTCTACAAAGTCCTCGATTCGTCCGATGTCGTTATCCATGTCTTGGATGCAAGAGATCCTCTCGGTACGAGATGTAAGCCCGTCGTCGAGTACTTGCGAAAGGAAAAGGCACATAAACATCTGGTGTATGTCCTTAACAAGGTTGATCTCGTTCCCACTTGGGTGACC GCGCGATGGGTCAAGCACCTTTCGCTTTCGGCACCCACTATCGCCTTTCACGCGTCTATCAACAACTCGTTTGGTAAAGGATCGCTCATCCAGCTGCTCCGCCAATTCTCTGTGCTCCACTCTGACAAGAAACAAATCTCTGTCGGTTTCATCGGCTACCCAAACACTGGTAAATCCAGCATCATCAACACACtcaaaaagaaaaaagtATGCACAGTCGCTCCTATCCCGGGCGAAACCAAAGTATGGCAGTACATCACCCTCATGCGCCGAATCTACCTCATCGACTGTCCCGGCATCGTCCCCGTCTCCGCCAAGGATTCCGACACCGACACCGTCCTCAAGGGCGTCGTCCGTGTGGAAAACCTGGCGACGCCGGCAGAACATATCCCCGCGCTCCTCGAGCGCGTCAGGCCAGAGTACCTCGAGCGCACGTATAATCTCGAACACGTCGACGGCGGATGGCACGGCGAACAGGGAGCGACAGTCATCCTCACAGCGATTGCCAAGAAGAGCGGGAAACTGTTAAAAGGTGGAGAACCGGATCAGGAGGCGGCGGCGAAGATGGTGTTGAATGATTGGATAAGGGGCAAAATTCCATTCTTTGTGGCGCCGCCTGAAAAGTCCGAGTTGGCGTCGCAGCCAGGTACATCCGCTTTGTCAGTCGCCGCCGAGGCGGATAAGAATTCCGCCGCcgaggtggaagagagggaaacGATGGAAATGCTGGAAGAGCAGGAACGATCATTGGGCAAGGTTTTAGGGATCAAGCGGGTAAAGGGTGTAGAACAGCCGATTGGTAAGATTGTCACCATGACCAAGTTTATGGGTGATGATGCCAAGAGGTATGTCGAGGAACAAGTTGTCGGCgaggacaaggaaatggcCGAGGAAATGGCCGAGGAAATGGTCGAGGAAATGGCCGAGGAAATGGCCGAGGACGACGAGGAcgacgaggacgaggacgaCGAGTTGGCTTGGGAGGATGTCTTCCCTGAAGAAGCTGATGCTGTCGTTGGCGGTaaagaggtggaagagaatgacAAAGAGGAGAcggatgatgaagaggcaGTACCCTCGGCCAAGCAGCTCGGCAAGAGAAAGG CTATCGACTctgacgaggaagaacaaaCAGCCACCAGGTCGAAGCGTATGACCACCAACAAACAAAAAGCCACCAATTTCTATACCCACGCT AATGTCAAGAACAGAAATAGGGATAGAAAGGTGCCGAAAAACCCTGGCAAGCGGTCAAGAGGCGACGACGAAACGACAGGGaaaaaggccaagaagaGACGGTAG
- a CDS encoding pantoate-beta-alanine ligase encodes MLTTSTRLRTLTPLCYGQFPFKISSSWQNRARGLSTSHPPQHIPVIRTLAQLRRWRRTARQRGLEVGVVPTMGALHEGHLNLVRTSLNRHPLTVMTVFVNPMQFAPHEDFGAYPRQLERDLSLLNTLLPSSNSLPPALRGLGISENDAYRPTFASSSTSSSGGGEDGKLKEAAESPLVVFAPNADVIYPLKGELQDLSAHRGVEVDVKGWGDLMEGASRPQFFKGVATVCTKLFNAVEPDHAYFGQKDIQQALLLRILVQDLLLSHPTPSNLHIVPTTRSPSGLALSSRNAYLSPPELLVAPILYQALQTGVDAFESHDPSSATLTAEDIIAQATSVILNEQLRIAKAAPEEGGGVELELDYIELFDKTTFNPVRGDVTGKEMVLAGAVWVGKTRLIDNLLLGWKL; translated from the exons ATGCTTACCACCAGTACCAGACTCCGTACCCTGACTCCCCTCTGCTATGGCCAATTCCCTTTTAAAATCTCATCGTCTTGGCAAAATCGAGCAAGAGGGCTATCCACTTCTCACCCACCGCAACATATCCCTGTTATCCGCACATTGGCACAATTGAGACGATGGAGGCGCACAGCTAGACAAAGGGGTCTGGAAGTTGGAGTAGTACCTACT ATGGGTGCATTGCATGAAGGACATCTCAATTTGG TGCGAACTTCATTGAATCGCCATCCGTTGACGGTCATGACCGTCTTTGTGAACCCCATGCAG TTTGCTCCTCACGAGGATTTCGGCGCCTACCCTCGTCAACTAGAACGTgatctctccctcctcaaCACCCTCCTCCCTTCATCCAACTCTTTACCACCCGCACTTCGCGGGCTGGGCATATCTGAGAACGACGCTTACCGACCCACCTTTGCCTCTTCGTCTACCTCATCTTCTGGAGGAGGCGAAGATGGTAAACTAAAAGAAGCTGCCGAGAGCCCATTGGTAGTATTTGCCCCTAATGCGGATGTGATTTACCCTCTGAAGGGAGAATTGCAAGATCTCAGTGCACACAGGGGAGTAGAAGTCGACGTCAAGGGATGGGGGGATTTGATGGAAGGAGCTTCAAGGC CCCAGTTTTTCAAAGGTGTGGCAACTGTTTGTACAAAGCTGTTTAATGCTGTCGAA CCCGATCACGCGTACTTTGGCCAGAAAGACATACAGCAAGCTCTTTTATTAAGGATTC TCGTGCAAGACCTACTTTTATCTCACCCAACCCCTTCCAACCTCCACATCGTACCCACTACCCGATCTCCCTCTGGCCTCGCGCTCTCTTCCCGCAACGCTTATCTCTCCCCGCCTGAACTCCTTGTCGCTCCCATCCTCTACCAAGCTCTACAGACGGGTGTTGATGCCTTTGAAAGCCATGACCCGTCCTCGGCAACCCTGACAGCGGAAGATATCATCGCGCAAGCTACCTCTGTTATTCTCAATGAACAATTGAGAATAGCAAAGGCCGCTCCCGAAGAAGGCGGTGGTGTGGAGTTGGAACTGGATTATATTGAGCTGTTTGACAAGACCACATTCAATCCTGTTCGTGGGGATGTTACGGGCAAAGAGATGGTACTCGCCGGTGCTGTATGGGTGGGAAAGACCAGATTAATTGATAATTTGCTGTTAGGCTGGAAGCTTTAA
- a CDS encoding cysteine desulfurase IscS, which produces MNPIRPLFRSAPLRVSRNTLSSRIPRRTLVTPTNPVHATISNITVDHVKEDPAEHQSGEQIAGEHPSGKGMFGFKLNPIATKTGGNAMSEGRPIYLDMQATTPMDPRVLDKMLPLFTEQYGNPHSRTHAYGWEAEKAVDEARQQVAQLIGAQPKDIVFTSGATESNNMLIKGIAKFHQSKKKHIITTQTEHKCVLDSCRWLSTQGFEVTYLPVLPNGLISVNDLTAALRPDTSLVSIMAVNNEIGVIQPLAEISQAIKSWAKENGVPKPLFHTDAAQAVGKIPIDVEALGIDAMSISGHKLYGPKGVGAAYVRRRPRVRLEPLIHGGGQERGLRSGTVAAPLVVGLGEACQIAGNEMAADHARIKALSDRLIEGITSKVEHIVRNGDVNGYPGCVNLSFAYVEGESLLMALKDIALSSGSACTSASLEPSYVLRALGAAEDMAHSSLRFGIGRFTTEEEIDLVVSRIVSVVNKLRDMSPLWEMVQEGIDISKIEWSQH; this is translated from the exons ATGAACCCCATCAGGCCCCTCTTTCGCTCTGCTCCCCTCCGTGTCAGCCGCAACACTCTTTCTTCTAGAATACCTCGCCGCACGCTTGTCACTCCCACAAACCCCGTTCACGCCACCATATCCAACATTACTGTAGATcatgtcaaggaagaccCTGCAGAGCACCAATCGGGAGAGCAAATTGCTGGCGAACACCCTTCTGGCAAAG GAATGTTCGGCTTCAAGCTCAATCCCATAGCCACCAAGACTGGCGGCAATGCCATGTCTGAAGGCCGACCTATCTACCTCGACATGCAGGCCACTACTCCAATGGATCCTCGTGTGCTTGACAAGATGCTTCCTCTCTTTACCGAGCAATATGGCAACCCCCATTCAAGAACACATGCCTACGGCTGGGAAGCGGAGAAGGCCGTTGATGAAGCTCGGCAGCAAGTTGCCCAACTCATTGGTGCCCAACCTAAAGATATCGTGTTTACTAGTGGTGCGACGGAGAGCAACAACATGTTGATCAAGGGTATTGCAAAATTCCACcagtcaaagaagaagcacaTCATCACCACCCAGACCGAACACAAATGTGTGCTCGACTCTTGCCGATGGCTCTCTACTCAGGGCTTCGAAGTCACCTATCTTCCTGTCCTCCCCAACGGTCTGATCTCTGTCAACGACCTTACAGCCGCTCTGCGACCTGACACGTCCCTCGTGTCTATTATGGCTGTCAACAACGAAATCGGTGTTATTCAGCCTCTTGCCGAGATTTCGCAAGCCATCAAGTCGTGGGCAAAGGAAAACGGTGTCCCCAAGCCCTTATTCCATACCGACGCCGCTCAGGCCGTTGGCAAGATCCCCATAGATGTTGAAGCGTTGGGTATTGACGCCATGTCTATCTCTGGCCACAAGCTCTACGGTCCTAAGGGTGTCGGCGCTGCTTATGTCCGACGACGACCTCGAGTCCGACTTGAGCCTCTTATCCACGGTGGTGGTCAAGAGCGTGGTCTTCGATCAGGGACCGTCGCTGCACCCCTCGTTGTCGGTCTCGGTGAAGCTTGCCAGATCGCGGGGAATGAAATGGCCGCCGACCACGCGAGGATCAAGGCTTTGAGCGATAGGTTGATCGAGGGAATTACGTCAAAGGTGGAGCACATTGTGAGGAATGGTGATGTCAATGGGTACCCCGGTTGTGTCAACTTGTCATTCGCATATGTGGAGGGCGAATCGCTTCTCATGGCCCTCAAG GACATCGCCCTCTCATCCGGATCCGCATGTACTTCAGCCTCCCTCGAACCATCGTATGTCCTGCGTGCCCTTGGTGCCGCCGAAGACATGGCGCATTCGTCCCTTCGATTCGGTATTGGCCGATTCACCACCGAGGAAGAAATTGACCTTGTCGTATCGAGGATTGTCAGCGTGGTCAACAAGTTGAGGGATATGAGTCCACTTTGGGAGATGGTGCAAGAAGGTATTGATATCAGCAAAATTGAATGGAGCCA GCATTAA